The Panicum virgatum strain AP13 chromosome 5K, P.virgatum_v5, whole genome shotgun sequence genome has a window encoding:
- the LOC120708000 gene encoding hexokinase-6-like isoform X2, with amino-acid sequence MAKGAVVGTAVVVCAAAATAVGVAVVVSRRRRRRREAEDERKRKAAAVIEEVEQAFSTPTALLRGIADAMVVEMERCLRADPHAPLKMLISYVDNLPTGDEHGLFYALDLGGTNFRVIRVQLGGREKRVVKQQYEEVSIPPHLMVGTSTELFDFIAAELEKFVGIEGEDFHLPDGRQRDLGFTFSFPVHQTSISSGTLIKWTKGFSINGTVGEDVVGELTRAMERQGLDMKVTALVNDTVGTLAGGRYVDNDVVAAVILGTGTNAAYVEHANVIPKWNGRLPRSGNMVINMEWGNFRSDKLPRSEYDKALDFESLNPGEQIYEKMISGMYLGEIVRRILLKLAHDASLFGDVVPPKLEQLFILRTPDMSAMHHDTSHDLKHLGAKLKDILGVPDTSLEARYITLHVCDLVAERGARLAAAK; translated from the exons ATGGCGAAGGGCGCGGTCGTCgggacggcggtggtggtgtgcgccgcggccgccaccgcggttggggtggcggtggtcgtgtcgcggaggcggcggcgccggcgggaggcggaggacgagaggaagaggaaggcggcggcggtgatcgAGGAGGTGGAGCAGGCGTTCTCCACGCCCACCGCGCTGCTGCGCGGCATCGCGGACGCCATGGTGGTGGAGATGGAGCGCTGCCTGCGAGCCGACCCGCACGCCCCGCTCAAGATGCTCATCAGCTACGTCGACAACCTCCCCACCGG GGATGAGCATGGACTGTTTTATGCACTGGATCTTGGCGGGACCAACTTTCGGGTCATTCGGGTTCAACTTGGAGGAAGGGAGAAGCGTGTCGTGAAGCAACAATACGAGGAGGTCTCCATTCCGCCTCATCTCATGGTTGGGACTTCCACG GAGCTGTTTGATTTCATTGCTGCTGAGTTGGAAAAATTTGTGGGGATTGAAGGAGAGGATTTCCACCTACCAGATGGAAGGCAGAGAGACCTCGGTTTCACCTTTTCTTTCCCAGTGCACCAAACATCAATATCATCCGGTACTCTAATTAAGTGGACCAAGGGCTTTTCCATCAATGGCACG gttggagaagatgttgTGGGTGAATTGACTAGGGCCATGGAGAGGCAGGGTCTTGATATGAAAGTTACAGCCCTG GTTAATGATACTGTAGGCACATTGGCTGGCGGGAGATATGTGGATAATGATGTTGTTGCTGCTGTAATATTGGGCACCGGCACAAATGCAGCTTATGTGGAACATGCAAATGTGATTCCTAAATGGAACGGGCGACTGCCTAGATCAGGGAATATG GTGATCAACATGGAATGGGGAAACTTCAGGTCAGATAAGCTTCCAAGATCGGAGTATGATAAAGCCTTGGACTTTGAAAGTTTGAACCCTGGCGAGCAG ATATATGAAAAGATGATTTCTGGAATGTATCTTGGAGAAATTGTTCGGAGGATCCTGTTGAAACTGGCACATGACGCCTCTTTGTTTGGGGATGTTGTTCCACCAAAATTGGAACAATTATTTATACTGAG AACACCGGATATGTCAGCCATGCATCATGACACCTCACATGATCTCAAACACCTGGGAGCTAAGCTGAAGGATATTCTGGGG GTTCCAGATACTTCCCTCGAAGCAAGATACATTACTCTTCATGTATGTGACCTTGTCGCGGAGAGGGGTGCACGCTTGGCTGCTGCTAAATGA
- the LOC120708000 gene encoding hexokinase-6-like isoform X1, which produces MAKGAVVGTAVVVCAAAATAVGVAVVVSRRRRRRREAEDERKRKAAAVIEEVEQAFSTPTALLRGIADAMVVEMERCLRADPHAPLKMLISYVDNLPTGDEHGLFYALDLGGTNFRVIRVQLGGREKRVVKQQYEEVSIPPHLMVGTSTELFDFIAAELEKFVGIEGEDFHLPDGRQRDLGFTFSFPVHQTSISSGTLIKWTKGFSINGTVNCDVSYIKHSIDFIDSEKVGEDVVGELTRAMERQGLDMKVTALVNDTVGTLAGGRYVDNDVVAAVILGTGTNAAYVEHANVIPKWNGRLPRSGNMVINMEWGNFRSDKLPRSEYDKALDFESLNPGEQIYEKMISGMYLGEIVRRILLKLAHDASLFGDVVPPKLEQLFILRTPDMSAMHHDTSHDLKHLGAKLKDILGVPDTSLEARYITLHVCDLVAERGARLAAAK; this is translated from the exons ATGGCGAAGGGCGCGGTCGTCgggacggcggtggtggtgtgcgccgcggccgccaccgcggttggggtggcggtggtcgtgtcgcggaggcggcggcgccggcgggaggcggaggacgagaggaagaggaaggcggcggcggtgatcgAGGAGGTGGAGCAGGCGTTCTCCACGCCCACCGCGCTGCTGCGCGGCATCGCGGACGCCATGGTGGTGGAGATGGAGCGCTGCCTGCGAGCCGACCCGCACGCCCCGCTCAAGATGCTCATCAGCTACGTCGACAACCTCCCCACCGG GGATGAGCATGGACTGTTTTATGCACTGGATCTTGGCGGGACCAACTTTCGGGTCATTCGGGTTCAACTTGGAGGAAGGGAGAAGCGTGTCGTGAAGCAACAATACGAGGAGGTCTCCATTCCGCCTCATCTCATGGTTGGGACTTCCACG GAGCTGTTTGATTTCATTGCTGCTGAGTTGGAAAAATTTGTGGGGATTGAAGGAGAGGATTTCCACCTACCAGATGGAAGGCAGAGAGACCTCGGTTTCACCTTTTCTTTCCCAGTGCACCAAACATCAATATCATCCGGTACTCTAATTAAGTGGACCAAGGGCTTTTCCATCAATGGCACG GTCAACTGTGATGTATCCTACATTAAACACAGTATTGATTTTATTGATtctgagaaggttggagaagatgttgTGGGTGAATTGACTAGGGCCATGGAGAGGCAGGGTCTTGATATGAAAGTTACAGCCCTG GTTAATGATACTGTAGGCACATTGGCTGGCGGGAGATATGTGGATAATGATGTTGTTGCTGCTGTAATATTGGGCACCGGCACAAATGCAGCTTATGTGGAACATGCAAATGTGATTCCTAAATGGAACGGGCGACTGCCTAGATCAGGGAATATG GTGATCAACATGGAATGGGGAAACTTCAGGTCAGATAAGCTTCCAAGATCGGAGTATGATAAAGCCTTGGACTTTGAAAGTTTGAACCCTGGCGAGCAG ATATATGAAAAGATGATTTCTGGAATGTATCTTGGAGAAATTGTTCGGAGGATCCTGTTGAAACTGGCACATGACGCCTCTTTGTTTGGGGATGTTGTTCCACCAAAATTGGAACAATTATTTATACTGAG AACACCGGATATGTCAGCCATGCATCATGACACCTCACATGATCTCAAACACCTGGGAGCTAAGCTGAAGGATATTCTGGGG GTTCCAGATACTTCCCTCGAAGCAAGATACATTACTCTTCATGTATGTGACCTTGTCGCGGAGAGGGGTGCACGCTTGGCTGCTGCTAAATGA
- the LOC120708000 gene encoding hexokinase-6-like isoform X3, with amino-acid sequence MAKGAVVGTAVVVCAAAATAVGVAVVVSRRRRRRREAEDERKRKAAAVIEEVEQAFSTPTALLRGIADAMVVEMERCLRADPHAPLKMLISYVDNLPTGDEHGLFYALDLGGTNFRVIRVQLGGREKRVVKQQYEEVSIPPHLMVGTSTELFDFIAAELEKFVGIEGEDFHLPDGRQRDLGFTFSFPVHQTSISSGTLIKWTKGFSINGTVNCDVSYIKHSIDFIDSEKVGEDVVGELTRAMERQGLDMKVTALVNDTVGTLAGGRYVDNDVVAAVILGTGTNAAYVEHANVIPKWNGRLPRSGNMVINMEWGNFRSDKLPRSEYDKALDFESLNPGEQSDPIATKG; translated from the exons ATGGCGAAGGGCGCGGTCGTCgggacggcggtggtggtgtgcgccgcggccgccaccgcggttggggtggcggtggtcgtgtcgcggaggcggcggcgccggcgggaggcggaggacgagaggaagaggaaggcggcggcggtgatcgAGGAGGTGGAGCAGGCGTTCTCCACGCCCACCGCGCTGCTGCGCGGCATCGCGGACGCCATGGTGGTGGAGATGGAGCGCTGCCTGCGAGCCGACCCGCACGCCCCGCTCAAGATGCTCATCAGCTACGTCGACAACCTCCCCACCGG GGATGAGCATGGACTGTTTTATGCACTGGATCTTGGCGGGACCAACTTTCGGGTCATTCGGGTTCAACTTGGAGGAAGGGAGAAGCGTGTCGTGAAGCAACAATACGAGGAGGTCTCCATTCCGCCTCATCTCATGGTTGGGACTTCCACG GAGCTGTTTGATTTCATTGCTGCTGAGTTGGAAAAATTTGTGGGGATTGAAGGAGAGGATTTCCACCTACCAGATGGAAGGCAGAGAGACCTCGGTTTCACCTTTTCTTTCCCAGTGCACCAAACATCAATATCATCCGGTACTCTAATTAAGTGGACCAAGGGCTTTTCCATCAATGGCACG GTCAACTGTGATGTATCCTACATTAAACACAGTATTGATTTTATTGATtctgagaaggttggagaagatgttgTGGGTGAATTGACTAGGGCCATGGAGAGGCAGGGTCTTGATATGAAAGTTACAGCCCTG GTTAATGATACTGTAGGCACATTGGCTGGCGGGAGATATGTGGATAATGATGTTGTTGCTGCTGTAATATTGGGCACCGGCACAAATGCAGCTTATGTGGAACATGCAAATGTGATTCCTAAATGGAACGGGCGACTGCCTAGATCAGGGAATATG GTGATCAACATGGAATGGGGAAACTTCAGGTCAGATAAGCTTCCAAGATCGGAGTATGATAAAGCCTTGGACTTTGAAAGTTTGAACCCTGGCGAGCAG TCAGATCCAATTGCCACAAAAGGTTAA